From a region of the Flavobacteriales bacterium genome:
- a CDS encoding pentapeptide repeat-containing protein, with protein MNWNETRRQLIELGVPEGRLPEEWQPYIDLSGLDLSGADLSGADLSGADLSGANLRRAYLRGADLSEADLSRADLSGANLSKANLSKAFLSEVNLFDANLRWANLSEANLTGANLRWANLSGAYLRGADLRWANLREADLRWANLSGATLSEANLSGATLREADMVNIDLTGANLTRVITQPVARKEQK; from the coding sequence ATGAACTGGAACGAAACGCGAAGACAACTGATTGAGTTGGGAGTACCGGAGGGACGGCTGCCGGAGGAATGGCAACCATATATTGATTTGAGCGGTCTTGACCTTTCCGGGGCAGACCTTTCCGGGGCAGACCTTTCCGGGGCAGACCTTTCCGGGGCAAACCTGCGCAGGGCCTACCTGCGCGGGGCAGACCTGAGCGAGGCCGACCTGAGCCGGGCCGACCTGAGCGGGGCCAACCTGAGCAAAGCAAACCTAAGCAAGGCTTTCCTGAGCGAAGTAAACCTGTTCGATGCCAACCTGAGATGGGCCAACCTGAGCGAGGCCAACCTGACCGGGGCCAACCTGAGATGGGCCAACCTGAGCGGGGCCTACCTGCGCGGGGCCGACCTGAGATGGGCCAACCTGCGCGAGGCAGACCTGAGATGGGCTAACCTGAGTGGGGCAACCCTGAGCGAGGCTAACCTGAGTGGGGCAACCCTGCGCGAGGCCGACATGGTCAATATTGATCTGACCGGGGCCAACCTGACCAGAGTTATCACCCAGCCCGTGGCACGTAAAGAACAAAAATGA